In Malus sylvestris chromosome 2, drMalSylv7.2, whole genome shotgun sequence, the genomic stretch GTGGTTGTCAATGTGTGGATCTTCCACGTGTGACCTGCAAATTGAATCCCACGTGAGGGGGCGTGCtgaaatgtcccacatcgaccgtatcaatgacaaaagaaaagttTAAATACTCCCAcggttggggacaatatcggtgttgtttgAAGTGTgcctctgataattctacagtTTACACTAGGGGTAACAGTGTGTCCAGACATTATTTCCACAAATTTAGTGTCTAGTGACCATTGCCCATCAATCGTACGCTTTCACATGAAAGTTACACTCTAGAATGCTGTCCACATTATATGTAACTGATGTGAAAGCTACACTCTAGAATGCTGTCCACATTATATGTAACTGGAAGTCATGGACTGCTTAGCTAGGCCCCCACTTACCTAAAGCCCTAGCCACTGATTTCTACCATTCCATCTTCATAATATCTATGTACGTATATTTATAACAATAAACGAAAAACAACCTATAAAGATAATGCAGCTGCTTAATTGGATAGGATGTGTGTGATTAATTAGTCTgtcatcaagatcaagctcttTCTTAATGAAGTCAAGTTTGTTCGTGTTGTATATGACTCACACAGTGCCCTTCCATGTTTCCCTCTTCCCATACTAATAGCCTCACGCTCTCTCCCTCTAACTTTGTGCCCTAATTTGATTGCCTGCTGCCAAATTCTTAACATACGCGCATGGCTGAGCAATACGCTTAGAAGAAACCTTTAAAATGTACTTTAGttaagagaattgttattagcactccaaaaatctcatttggtactccaaactttctataattagaaagaaaaatacacttgtgagaagtgtagaatgagatttttgaaatgctaataacaatttccttagttatttatACAATTGATTTCAACAACCCTTGAATTACGCCTTAATTTAGGCTATTTTAGGTGGATTATGACCTAAGTGTATATTATATTAGGCTTTAGTTAAACTTAATTATAGTTTAGAGCACTTGCTCATAAACCACCATGTCCAAGTATAACGACACCGGCCAATCAATCATAGTATTGCTAGACAATTGGCCAAAGTGATCTACTTAACCCGCATACTGAGCAATTTTCCAAGCACTTTGAGTAGCATCACATGACAttcacttaaattataatacatgcatttgtttttttattatgaatatCCTAAAAGTGAAACATAACAACCCTAGCGTCCATTCTTACTATTATAACACATGAAATAAATACACTCTTTGCCCGTTGGTGAAAAAGACGCTATTAGTCAAATACTTAAAATCCAAAGATTGAAGAGAAAGTTATCTTATAGCCTTTAATCTTTGCTATTGGAAGGCAAACCCTTGGGTTGTCACTTTCATTTGTATAAATTAAGCTCCTAATTTAAATCGGTCCCCACGCCAACACGCATACACAACATAAAGTGGGATTATTCCCCATACTTAAAAGCAAGAAATCTTCTCAACAGCTAAGTGTGTATCTTTGATAGGTTTAGTTAAATAAGACCAAAAGATTCTAAACTTAATTAACACTGTCattaacaaaaccctaattatatTATGATTTAAACATCGAGAAACTATGCGAAGTGTGTGGATGGTTTGATTGACAAGATCTAGGGTTATGTGTCATTCCTCCGTCCTTTCCTCAcacattttctttctctttttttagGGATTCCAAAGCTGGCTTTCCTCTCTGCAGAACCAGTGAGCTACCTCTAGCTTTAGCACATGCTGCTCCACTTTGTATATATGCGTTTTCTGCTGTACGTAGCTTTTATGATGGCCGGGATAATCTGAATTCTGAAAGGGTAAAAACATCGATCCTGTCCAACACGTGTTGCGATGTAGGTACGGACTCGGAGCGTTTTGTTAGATTCCTCCTCAGGTGTCCTTCGATCCGAAGACAGTGCTGCGTACATGAAAGGCGCCGTTCTGTTACCTAACAATTAGCTGGCACGTTCGCTCAAAATTTTCGATCTTACCTAGCTATGATGTATTTTAATTAGGTCCAAGAACATGTTAACATGTAGAGTTATATATTATCAATAGTCCATGTGCGTGTGAGTTTTATGACTGTACGTAAATTATTGTATAATTTACATTTATCGTCGTCTAAATCGCTTCCACAAGTATAAACAACtgactttctcaaaagttctagcATGTATCACATCTTCAAATAAAAATAGTCTTTGATCAGTGATTCACATTAACTTTTATGTCAAATGGGTTTGTGCGTACTGCTTAGCATTAGTGTCATCATGCATGTACATGTCAAAAGAAATATAGTGTCTTGCTATAGCTTAGACTCCAGTGGTAAAAGCTTTTACAATTTTCTAgatataaaacataaaaattgtgTGGAATGGTCGGAAGATTTCCTCAAATTGAGGGAgaacattttctgttttattgaATTTAGGAAATCAAATCTTGGTTTCCTAAAAATGCTGCATTCTTTTCAAAGATCTGTTTTCTAATGTAACAATAGTTTATGTAACCAATTGAACATTGAAGAGAGGTAAATATAAAACTATATGCAGTTGTACAAGCTAGGTTATATATAGACAATATAGACACTATTTATGTCAAATGCTAGCAGATACATGCCCGAGAACATAGTCGTCTTGGTATCTAAAATATAATTAGGGCATATATATCCAATCAGGTGCCTACAAAGGCTATGATGATCATATCCACATGCTTTATTGGCAAACTTTCTGAGACGTGGGCTGCTAATAGTCAAGTGATTagcataaaataataaaaaggatTTCTCTTTTTTTCCGGTGCATTTTCTCGCCACTCTTCTGTTTAgttattgaattgaataaataaacaaaacttaaaGTTATAACCAAAATGAGGAGATTAGGAATGTACAAAGAAAGTGCATAGTTGCTTATTTCTTAAAGAATTTCAGACTAACCCCTTTTCAACTTGTAGGATGATAATTTTGGTGAGAGAAAAGTTAGAGGTTTGAGAAAAAGATAATATATAGATGAGAGTGGGTGAAATATAATCTTGGGGGTGGGAAGATTGTTAATGCAAAGCCCACAGCTACTGTACAAACAGTGGGAAAAATCGGACATCCACTGCTGATATGTGTTTGATGCTTAATGCTTCAtgtttaagcatgcaaattaacaTGCTGGCCCGCTAAACTAAGGGTGTTTAGTTTGATGGTATTTTGTATGAATTGTTGAATATGGTGTTGGTTTAGTTTATGATTGTATTAATTGTGGTTCATGGTTTTGCTATCAAGTATTAAGtagttttttcgttttttttttctcatttgaGTAACAATTTGCTTGAAGATTTGGCGATtcattttcgaaaaaaaaagaagaagatgatttgGAGATGGGATTTTGCTATCATGTAACTCGCAATATCGCGCAGATACCCTTACTAGTGTTTGCTATATGCAACCACATATTCGATATGCACATTGACTCACCCAAAGAACTTTGCAAACTTTCTAAGGCGTGGGCTGCTAAGAGTCAAGTATAGCAGTGAATAGTTGCTTATTTATTAAAGAATTTTAAACTGACCCTTTTCAACTTGTAGAATGATAATTTTGACGAGAGAAAAGAGTTGGAGGTTTTGAGAAAAAGATAACATATAGATTAGAGGGGTGAAATATAATCTTGTGGGAGGGAAGATTGTTAATGCAAAAGGTATTCAAGGAAAGTGAAGAGAGAAAATATTCAgtaaaaagggggggggggggggtggcaATATAAGATACTAGCTATTAGAAAACTGGGCTAAGGCCATGGAGGCCACTTGTTGAACATCAATGACTTTGTCACACCAAAGACCACACCTACTGTACAAACAGTGGGAAAAACCGGACATCCACTGCTGATATGTGTTTGATGCGTGATGCTTCATTTTAAGCATGCAAACATGCTGGCTCGCTAAACTAAAAGTGTTCAGTTTGATggtattttttatgaatgtgcACCCACATTTTCGATATGCACATTGAGGACCCAAATTTCTTTTGCAAATTGCCGAGTTTTgttgatgtaatggttggaataatttaaaaataggTGGGCATGGGCATATGAACTGATTAAAACTCTACAGTTCTAAGTTCTAACCATTGCTGCATGTCCGAAGCATGTAGTCGAACATATTTATAGAGAGAGCATTTAGTAAACGTACAACATATGACTAATTGTAATttaagtacatcgatatttttacattaagggaAGAGGGAGTTCAGCTAGGTGgcacaatgggcaacctaatttgatattgaattcgTCATCTACGAGATTtaaacataagacctctcactttcaaatgaagagaaatactacCAGACCGTAGACTAATTGTAATTAGAATTGTAAAAGTATCGTTCTCCGATAAAAAAATGAACTAATTAAAGTTAGTCAATTCAAGACATTCCCTAACACAAATTGTTTCGAACCCTAATTGTTGTTGCTCAAGATATTATTCTCAAGAGTACCACTACAACCTATCccaatttattttttcatctttattattttgaaagaaaaaaaaaagtgaaaaccaaaaatcaattttggtaattttacttGGGTTTTCAAAGTTTGGGTGTCTGATTGGGCCTTCTTACAATAAACCGATTTGGGTTTTGTAGCGTGGGCTTTTACAAACTTTAACATTTTGAAAACCCAAGCCGCTATATGCCGCCTTTCATCAGGCGCTTTCGTAAACTTGAACCAAGAACCCTAACCGTGCTTTACTCAGTTCGAAGGCAGAGTACTAGCCGCATCGTGCAGATCTTCCCTCTCGTCGCTTTCGACAAGGTAAGATCTATATCGAATAAAACTGCTTAGTTTTATCATAATTTTGGCGGATTTAGGGACTTACATATACTTTTGATGATTTGTCGTTGATTTTATGAATATCTGTTCGTTTTCTCCTTACTTGAAGATTTTCGATCTTCGTTGGATTATAAATATACTTGCAAATATTATGTAAATAATTAGAGTTTGATGtgattaattatatttaatttatttttcttaaatttattttgtacaatTTGGTAGTAAGGAGTGTAATTGAACTAGGGCAACATTGAAATGATCCCACATGCCagatttcaatttttgaaaACCTGAATTAGTGGATTTTCAGTTTAGTTACCGGTTTTTGAGTATCGAAGTTGCGTAAAGGAACTTCTCTTGCTTCTAATGGCGATTCGGATATAACTTTTGTTCTTTTGAGCTTCCTTGTGTTTATAATCTGGAGACCTGACCTGAGCATTCTAAcaagaattttttaattttcatctgTATCATATTATAAATAGTCTTTTGTCGATATTGGTCTCTTTTTGTTCTTAttcatgaaaatgatttgatttTTCTGATGAAATTTCGTTCTCCCTTGTAGATATACTAATATTTGTTTGAACTGAATCATCAAACACGGTCCACCTTATTTTTGCTTTCTTAATGCTGATTTACATAGTTGCAATTTAGTTTTGGATTTGGCATGATGCATCCACTGAATTTACGAGATCTTATTTAGTAATTGCCATTGTAGACTTCTAAAATGCTGTTGGCATTTGATGATTAGTATTAGTAGTGTCTGCCGTTCCGCTTTTACTTGATACCAGTTAACTTGATATATCTTGTTCCTTGCCAGGTTCATCTTTCGGATTAAGAACTTCCCAGAAACCTCTGTTCGAGATGAGGTAATGATTGGTTTGATGTGTCAATGGAAATTCTTCTTAGCTTTTCTTTAATGAAGTACTAATAagttttcctctttctttggttttgtgTTTATCTCCCTCTCTTCACAGCCGACCAATGGAGGAAGATGTAAGTTATACTGCTTTTGAGCTTATTTagtgcatctttgttatgtctCTCTTTGCACCATTAAATGTTATGTGTTTTACTGCATTTGGATATGGAATTTGCAACTTTGTACGTGGTTGGCAATATCTGATGGTTTTGCATCTGTGAGTATGGAATGATTCTCATGATGACACTTTGATGGTATTTCATGGAAACTGTCCGAGTCCAGAATCTTGTTGCACATCAATTAGTCATTTTTTGGTTCAATGTATTAGCGCACAAGTAATTATCAAATGAAATTGTCATTTGTAATTGTGTTATGGCTTGAATGTCTGCGGGTTTCTTTAGTGACCTCTTTTGCTATATTCATGGTCTCATGTGTCTTTTCCTGCTCAGTTCTGAAACTGCTAATTCTGCACATTTATTCTCATTCGGGTCCCCAATTTGTGAAGATGCTTATCTAACCTGAATGCTGTAGGGTGCCAAGAACGAGGAAGAGGAATTCAATACAGGGCCACTTTCTGTCCTTATGATGAGTGTAAAAAATAATACTCAGGTAATGCTTTCTGAGAATCTTATGATTCTTTATCCGGAAAGGCTTTACATATCAAGGGCAAGTATTCTTATTCAATTGGTTCCTGTTGTGTAAACAGGTGCTCATCAATTGCCGTAACAACCGAAAGCTTCTTGGCCGTGTGAGAGCATTCGACAGGCATTGCAACATGGTTCTGGAAAATGTCAGGGAGATGTGGACTGAGGTATTTTCCTTGTTCGttcttttgtgttttgatttcaTTGGGATACAGCCTGTGGCCCTGTGGTTGTTGATCATCAATCATCAATGTTATGTTACATGTTGCTATTTATTTTTTGTCGTTTATTTGTCTATGCAGGTGCCAAAGACTGGAAAAGGCAAGAAAAAGGCGCAACCGGTTAACAAGGATAGGTTCATCAGCAAGATGTTTCTCCGTGGGGACTCGGTTATCATTGTTCTTAGGAATCCCAAGTGAGGTGTAAACCCAGCACACAATTCTAATGACTTGTAGATGTAGATTATGTGCTGAAAATTGTAGAAGTACTGTCGTCGGGAGTTTGAAATGCACTTCGTAGAGCAACTTTCCAGTGATGTATAACTTCATTTGGATCTGTTTGTGAATTTCAATTGACAGACTCTCTTTAGAGTATCTCTTCCGGTGTCATATAGTTCTTGATCAAAACTTAACTTCATATGACTCTGAATATCAATTGACAGGTGTTTTGGACTTCATGCTAGTAATATCTTGAATTACAGTGTGCAAGCCAAGATCCCTTTGTAGCCGGACGGTTTTTTTCCGACGGGTAAAATTGCCAAGCGGCTCTTTTGCGTGTTTCATTATATGAATTTGCATTGATACTAATTTTAGGAtccagatcctctccggatatAAGGATCCTGAGCCTAGGGATCAATTGATTTAgcctcttgaaatttgattcaatagCTACAAGCAGTGGTCttattaaaagttataataattgtagctgttggattaaattttaacGGGTCGGATCAATTGATCCCTAAGCGAAGATCCTTAGATCCAGAGAGGATTTGGATCCCAAATTTTATTCTAGTTCGCCGACTTTgtttagtgggataaggcttaggtgttattgaattgaatttagcgatctttaacgaaaagtttatggtattatttattttaacgaaaaatcatatttttacactaaaaaatcaatcatggtattattcactttattctttattttgtctttatcgttaaaacttaaagtttttaaatccttttattagtttttctttgaaTTTATCCTAGTATAATTGTGAACCCGTTGATCGAACGGCTTCAACTCTGTCGATGAACTTGTTTTCTGTCCTCGTCTGCATTAGGTTTGCGGCCTGAAAATTTCTTCATTGTCTAAAAGGACCTTATCTTAAATAATTgaagatttatttttctttattttgtccattcctttttatttatttatttattctcaACTTGCCTTATGGCTTCTTCCAACAATAATTTATCAACGTCAATTAAATTGTTTGCTAATACACGTCCATACAtatctaattaaatattataaagaCAGTGGTTCGTAGGTCGTACATTTAGAATGATGATTGGCTAAAGCAAAAGCTAATGCTTTTGTGCTGAATTCCAAACTCCCTTACCTCATTTCCTCACAACTTttcaaattaataataaaataaatatccaGTTATTTTGGAGTATGATCATCATACAACCACATAGTTTATCAATCTACAGTAAAATCTCGACAAAAAAgatgttggataagataataacctcggtttaataataaaattttctagTCTTAACTTGTAAATAAAACATTTCGAACTGCCTTATCTTTtggaataaacgatattatttatactaagaggAAGTGATGGACtaagcctcataatgagctagtaataatgtggttcaaatttgcatttggcgagaattgaacctaaaacttctcacttacaagtgaaaaggaacaccactagaccgtagtactaagggAAGGGGTGGAcgtagcctcacaatgggctaacaatgatgtggttcaaactcgcctttggcgagaatcgaagaCATcctacttacaa encodes the following:
- the LOC126613936 gene encoding uncharacterized protein LOC126613936, with translation MSRPMEEDGAKNEEEEFNTGPLSVLMMSVKNNTQVLINCRNNRKLLGRVRAFDRHCNMVLENVREMWTEVPKTGKGKKKAQPVNKDRFISKMFLRGDSVIIVLRNPK